The Mauremys mutica isolate MM-2020 ecotype Southern chromosome 1, ASM2049712v1, whole genome shotgun sequence genome has a segment encoding these proteins:
- the LOC123362847 gene encoding olfactory receptor 52R1-like: MSDSNTTEFTNPSTFILLGIPGLEATHVWISIPFCTMYAIAILGNFTVLFIVKREPSLHEPMYYFLCMLAVTDLVLSTSTMPKILAIFWFNSREIEFSACLAQLYFIHCFSAIESGIFVAMAVDRYVAICHPLRHFTILTNRMVVKIGLAVVLRVSLLALPYPFLARRWPYCRTNIIPHTHCEHMYVVKLACSDTHISSYYGLFVVFCGIGLDVFFIAGSYIQILRAIFSLPTKDARLKTFGTCSSHLCVILAFYIPILFSSFTSRFGHNLPRHFHVFIGNMYLLVPPMLNPIIYGVRTKQIRDKTLQIFTHKGTKVFSWCS, translated from the coding sequence atgtcagattccaacacaaccgaattcaccaacccctccaccttcatcctgcttggaattcctggcctggaggccacccatgtctggatctccatccccttctgcaccatgtacgccatagccatcttggggaattTCACTGTCCTCTTCATCGTAAagagggagccgagcctccatgaaCCCATGtattatttcctctgcatgctggccgtcaCTGACCTGGTCCTGTCCACATCCACCATGCCCAAAATACTCgcaatcttctggttcaattccagggagattgaaTTCAGTGCCTGCCTTGCCCAGCTGTACTTTATTCACTGCTTCTCAGCGATTGAGTCTGGAATCTTTGTGGCCATGGCTGTGGATCGGTACGtagccatctgccatcccctgagacatttcaccatcctgacaaaccgcATGGTGGTCAAGATTGGCCTGGCTGTCGTGCTGCGTGTCAGCTTGCTTGCACTACCCTATCCCTTCCTGGCGAggcggtggccatattgcagaaccaacatcatcccccataCACACTGTGAGCATATGtatgtggtgaagctggcctgctcCGACACCCATatcagtagttactatggcctaTTTGTGGTATTCTGTGGTATTGGactggatgtgttttttattgctgggtcctatatccagatcctcagggccatcttcagcctccccacaaaggacgcccggctcaagacttttgggacctgcagctcccacctctgtgtcatcttagccttttacatcccaaTTCTCTTCTCTTCCTTCACATCCCGATTTGGGCACAATTTACCCCGTCATTTTCACGTTTTTATTGGCAACATGTAcctcctggtgccccccatgctaaatcccatcatctacggggtgaggaccaaacagatccgggacaaGACGCTCCAGATCTTTACTCATAAAGGGACaaaagttttctcctggtgctcttAG